A single Paenibacillus kribbensis DNA region contains:
- a CDS encoding cellulase family glycosylhydrolase, translating to MLKRKPVSLLSLTLAITLLLSAFASVAAAAESDGQAPQATATRNMQSYVEAMQPGWNLGNSLDATGADETSWGNPRITQALIQQIAAQGYKSIRIPVTWDKHIGAAPNYTVDSAYMNRVDEVVRWALDANLYVMINVHHDSWMWVSSMEPKHDEVLARYNAIWTQIAKHFKDKPDKLMFESINEPRFTEGGTTDEAKANQMLQELNVSFHKIVRASGGNNATRPLVLPGLDTSPAQNKINELYNTMTKLKDPNLIATVHYYGYWPFSVNIAGHTTFDQDTKNDITQTFDNVYNTFVAKGIPVIVGEFGLLGFDKNTGVIEQGEKLKFFEFLTYYLKEKKITGILWDNGQHFNRTTYKWSDPELFNVIRASLKGRSSNAVSDLIHLKKGASVQDAKVTLNLNGNQLSTLSANGKQLKQGTDYTLSGNTLTFKASLLTSLITSGKYGENTVINAKFNKGADWNFKVVVYDTPKLSATEGTTQAFTIPTDFRGSQLATMEAVYTNGGNAGPQDWTSYKEFGNTFTPAYDANGIKLLPEFFNSVKDGEVTLKFHFWSGDVVTYKITKSGTRVTGKVS from the coding sequence ATGTTAAAACGAAAACCCGTTTCATTACTGTCGTTGACTCTTGCCATCACTCTATTATTATCTGCGTTCGCGTCCGTTGCCGCCGCTGCGGAATCTGACGGACAAGCACCACAAGCCACCGCCACAAGGAATATGCAATCGTATGTGGAAGCCATGCAGCCGGGATGGAATTTAGGAAATTCCCTGGATGCTACCGGAGCAGATGAGACATCCTGGGGCAATCCGCGCATTACCCAGGCGTTGATCCAGCAAATTGCTGCCCAAGGATACAAAAGCATTCGTATTCCCGTCACCTGGGATAAGCACATTGGAGCAGCACCCAATTATACCGTTGACTCTGCCTACATGAACCGTGTGGATGAGGTTGTTCGCTGGGCACTGGATGCCAATCTGTACGTCATGATCAATGTTCATCATGATTCATGGATGTGGGTAAGCAGTATGGAGCCCAAGCACGATGAAGTGCTGGCTCGCTATAACGCAATATGGACACAAATTGCCAAGCACTTTAAAGATAAGCCGGACAAGCTGATGTTCGAAAGCATTAACGAGCCCCGTTTCACCGAAGGCGGAACAACCGATGAAGCGAAAGCGAACCAGATGCTCCAGGAACTGAATGTGTCCTTCCACAAAATTGTCCGCGCCTCCGGTGGCAACAATGCCACTCGCCCACTTGTTCTGCCGGGCTTGGATACTTCACCTGCCCAAAACAAAATCAATGAGCTGTACAACACGATGACCAAGCTTAAAGATCCCAACCTGATTGCCACCGTTCACTATTATGGTTATTGGCCTTTCAGTGTGAATATTGCGGGCCATACTACTTTTGATCAAGATACCAAAAACGATATTACTCAAACCTTTGATAACGTCTATAACACCTTTGTAGCCAAAGGTATTCCGGTTATTGTAGGTGAATTCGGTCTACTCGGCTTCGATAAAAATACAGGCGTTATAGAACAAGGTGAAAAGCTGAAATTCTTTGAATTCTTGACCTATTATTTGAAAGAGAAGAAAATAACAGGCATACTTTGGGATAACGGCCAGCATTTTAACCGTACAACGTACAAGTGGTCTGATCCTGAACTCTTTAACGTCATCCGGGCCAGCCTGAAAGGTCGTTCCTCCAATGCAGTCAGTGACCTCATTCACTTGAAGAAAGGCGCTTCCGTTCAGGATGCCAAGGTCACCTTAAACCTGAATGGCAATCAGCTGAGCACACTCAGCGCCAACGGCAAGCAACTGAAACAGGGCACCGACTACACGCTGAGCGGTAACACATTAACGTTCAAGGCCAGCTTGCTTACCAGCCTGATCACTTCCGGCAAATATGGCGAGAATACAGTCATTAACGCCAAATTTAACAAGGGTGCAGACTGGAATTTTAAAGTAGTCGTCTATGATACACCAAAATTAAGCGCTACCGAGGGGACTACGCAAGCCTTTACCATTCCAACCGACTTCCGTGGCAGCCAGCTTGCCACAATGGAGGCTGTTTATACCAATGGCGGCAATGCCGGTCCGCAGGACTGGACATCGTATAAGGAGTTTGGCAATACCTTTACTCCCGCCTATGATGCCAATGGCATCAAGCTGCTGCCTGAA
- a CDS encoding CxxH/CxxC protein: MYVVCKEHVELAIDMFVDEYEDAPDVVDLKETKFSDWDPPVKCRECENKAEFLVV, encoded by the coding sequence ATGTACGTGGTATGTAAAGAGCATGTGGAACTGGCAATTGATATGTTCGTCGATGAATACGAGGATGCACCGGATGTCGTCGATCTCAAGGAAACGAAATTTTCGGATTGGGACCCTCCGGTGAAGTGCAGGGAATGTGAGAACAAAGCGGAATTTTTGGTCGTATAA
- a CDS encoding DNA-binding protein — MKTSILESLKPDIIVEMLEMAVAFENWKKVMETADILYQCVLHIYEDRQYHKAMKLPIPHVQLERPLVYYFGLSHLMGGMSHQHQGAYEQARECIYKYAELGWMEDLKGEEDIQVVEEFRFLAKTNLYAVDILSGNIKLVEEYVAFLQDNLEEILPGLNTILQAALMYHLDVGDILHTFAEQIDEFGSYEDAENVSYYYSYCYHLALYYRNCGRLQDAVGITVRAMQLADQSGNDRNFKKCTALFESLRESATAEQIREYRQMLMQCLDEYETDRHFIVKSVMDNPL; from the coding sequence TTGAAAACATCTATCCTGGAATCACTCAAACCGGACATCATTGTTGAAATGTTGGAGATGGCTGTGGCTTTTGAGAATTGGAAAAAGGTGATGGAGACGGCGGATATTTTGTACCAATGTGTACTGCATATCTATGAAGATCGGCAGTATCATAAAGCGATGAAATTACCCATCCCGCATGTGCAATTAGAGCGTCCGCTGGTATATTATTTTGGGCTCAGTCACCTGATGGGTGGAATGTCACACCAGCACCAGGGTGCATATGAGCAGGCAAGGGAGTGCATCTATAAGTATGCTGAGCTGGGATGGATGGAGGATCTAAAGGGAGAAGAAGACATCCAGGTTGTTGAGGAATTCAGGTTTTTAGCGAAGACTAATTTATATGCTGTGGATATTTTGTCTGGAAATATAAAGCTGGTCGAGGAATACGTAGCCTTTTTGCAGGATAATCTAGAGGAAATATTACCGGGGCTGAATACCATATTACAGGCAGCGCTTATGTATCATTTGGATGTAGGGGATATTTTACATACATTTGCAGAGCAGATTGATGAATTCGGGAGTTATGAAGACGCAGAGAACGTATCTTACTATTATAGCTACTGCTATCACTTGGCTTTGTACTATCGGAATTGTGGCAGATTACAGGATGCAGTGGGAATTACTGTACGGGCGATGCAACTAGCCGATCAGTCGGGTAACGATCGTAATTTCAAGAAATGTACAGCATTGTTTGAATCATTACGGGAGTCAGCGACAGCGGAACAAATCAGAGAATATCGACAGATGCTAATGCAGTGTCTTGATGAATACGAAACGGATAGGCATTTCATTGTGAAGAGCGTAATGGATAATCCGCTATAA
- a CDS encoding helix-turn-helix domain-containing protein, with product MSLPESVGNRIRELRKAKGWTQEQLAEAAGLHYSYIGGVERGDRNISLETLEKIILALQVPPFELFQFDENTDRKEIINKLMLLINSRETTELEILTTITKNIVDLIELQQKIN from the coding sequence ATGAGTTTACCAGAAAGTGTCGGAAATCGGATACGGGAGCTAAGAAAGGCTAAAGGATGGACACAGGAACAACTGGCAGAAGCCGCAGGACTTCATTACAGTTATATTGGCGGAGTAGAACGTGGGGATCGAAATATTTCATTGGAGACGTTGGAAAAAATAATTTTAGCGTTACAAGTTCCACCCTTTGAACTTTTCCAATTCGATGAAAATACGGATCGAAAAGAAATCATAAATAAACTTATGCTACTCATAAATTCAAGAGAAACAACAGAGCTTGAAATTCTTACTACTATTACAAAAAATATTGTTGATTTAATTGAGTTACAACAAAAAATTAATTGA
- a CDS encoding class I SAM-dependent methyltransferase, which yields MNKWDTEEAIRRWDMHAENFTSKYTEEGDRSREVLLNPALQQCMGTLAGLKVLDAGCGEGYLSRKMAKAGALVEAVDYSTEMLKLARERTPPALGITYHHGNLEKLDLFRDQSFDLIVSNMVIQDLAHYELAIAEMRRLLVPEGRFIFSILHPCFLTPQSGWVKDEAGKKLYWKVDRYFSEGPLEQAIPYDQEEKFLYFHRTLGSYVQTIIGAGLLLEGMIEPKPSAEMLERYPHFREDLNVSHFLIFNTKRQA from the coding sequence ATGAATAAGTGGGATACCGAAGAGGCCATCCGACGCTGGGATATGCATGCAGAGAACTTTACCTCCAAGTACACTGAAGAAGGGGATCGCTCTCGCGAAGTACTGCTCAATCCTGCATTGCAACAATGTATGGGAACTCTCGCGGGCCTAAAAGTGCTGGATGCCGGCTGTGGTGAAGGTTATCTGAGCAGAAAAATGGCCAAGGCGGGTGCGTTGGTGGAGGCTGTCGATTATTCGACAGAGATGCTGAAGCTTGCAAGAGAGCGGACACCGCCAGCATTGGGCATTACATATCACCACGGCAATCTGGAGAAGCTGGACCTGTTCAGAGATCAGAGCTTTGATCTGATCGTTTCGAATATGGTCATCCAGGATTTGGCCCATTATGAGCTGGCGATTGCCGAAATGCGGCGGCTGCTGGTGCCGGAAGGCCGCTTTATTTTTTCGATTCTGCATCCGTGCTTTCTGACGCCGCAGAGTGGATGGGTGAAGGATGAGGCAGGGAAAAAGCTGTATTGGAAAGTGGATCGATATTTCAGTGAAGGCCCCTTGGAGCAGGCTATCCCTTATGATCAGGAGGAAAAGTTCTTGTATTTTCACCGCACGCTGGGTAGCTACGTACAGACCATTATTGGGGCGGGTTTGCTGTTGGAAGGGATGATCGAACCGAAGCCGTCTGCCGAAATGCTGGAGAGATATCCCCATTTCCGGGAAGACCTGAATGTCAGCCATTTTCTTATTTTTAACACCAAACGTCAGGCTTAG
- a CDS encoding DinB family protein gives MTGTLRIRDHLLNELETGVRTGEALIRKIRPEDWSFRPQDNFRSLLELVHHFVLIPASDLAIMQEKSEGEVGSIENSLSGVEDPERLAVTFRENFEAYKAYILSLSEDDYLNRSTKAFYMEHGHLQVQWQIETMTHVFHHRSQIYNYLKQLGHDVSFFMLYA, from the coding sequence ATGACTGGAACGCTGCGAATTCGGGATCATCTGCTGAATGAGCTGGAGACCGGAGTACGGACAGGGGAAGCCCTGATCCGCAAAATACGTCCAGAGGACTGGAGCTTTCGGCCGCAGGACAATTTCCGCTCGCTGCTGGAGTTAGTGCATCATTTTGTGCTTATTCCGGCCTCGGATCTTGCGATTATGCAGGAGAAGTCTGAGGGAGAAGTGGGAAGCATTGAAAACAGCCTGTCCGGGGTGGAAGATCCCGAGCGCTTGGCTGTGACTTTCAGGGAGAACTTTGAGGCCTATAAAGCCTACATTCTTTCGCTTAGTGAAGACGATTATTTGAACCGCTCGACGAAGGCCTTTTATATGGAGCATGGACATTTGCAGGTCCAATGGCAGATCGAGACCATGACACATGTGTTCCATCATCGTTCGCAGATCTATAATTATTTGAAGCAGTTGGGGCATGATGTGAGTTTTTTTATGCTTTATGCTTAA
- a CDS encoding helix-turn-helix domain-containing protein has protein sequence MTKLRNSVGERIRAIRKAKGLTQQQLAELSGLDDAYIGSVERGERNFSIDTLEKVLTALNVSISELMFSEEHVTKDETIRQEAIDEFVALTSGLNEKQIGILRRVSKEVSRAFE, from the coding sequence ATGACAAAATTACGGAATTCGGTTGGAGAAAGAATTAGAGCAATTCGGAAGGCTAAGGGATTAACACAGCAACAACTTGCGGAACTTTCTGGATTGGATGATGCATATATCGGATCGGTAGAGCGTGGCGAAAGAAACTTTTCGATTGATACCTTGGAGAAAGTGCTAACTGCCTTAAACGTGTCTATCAGTGAATTGATGTTTTCCGAAGAACATGTGACTAAGGACGAAACCATTCGGCAAGAGGCGATAGATGAGTTTGTTGCGTTGACCAGCGGATTGAATGAAAAGCAAATCGGGATTCTCAGACGAGTTAGTAAAGAAGTTTCACGCGCGTTCGAGTAA
- a CDS encoding helix-turn-helix domain-containing protein, translating to MDPLLHSLFCPLQVNGSDSSTTYIEKKPSAALRAYVACYWESGPAARVVEGDFAASCEDAASLSQLDEAAVDRVLPDGCTDILLEYNPVTEHQDISYCGTFTHPFVSARQAGAETRIFAVRFFPGGGHYFHGMPIDLFTGSHFRLEDIWPESIAIIGERILEAQDFNERVRIMDEYLSQLLLRHRTNDCDLMKNLLHRIFVSGGSVGIKELAEREAISERQLNRKFGQWIGISPKKFSEVVRFQSVLRTIQNGGPLDWTELALEHGFFDQAHLSRDFRRFYGDSPLTAAKDLRRLSDFYNTRAEPSIILKT from the coding sequence ATGGACCCTTTACTGCATTCACTATTTTGTCCGCTTCAAGTCAATGGAAGTGATTCCTCCACAACCTATATCGAAAAAAAGCCGTCTGCCGCGCTAAGGGCTTACGTAGCTTGTTATTGGGAGTCCGGTCCGGCTGCTAGGGTGGTAGAGGGGGATTTTGCAGCTTCGTGTGAGGACGCCGCTTCATTAAGCCAGCTGGACGAAGCGGCGGTGGACCGGGTGTTACCTGATGGCTGTACGGATATTCTATTAGAATACAATCCGGTGACGGAGCATCAGGATATCTCGTACTGTGGGACGTTTACGCATCCATTCGTGTCTGCCAGACAAGCAGGTGCCGAGACACGTATTTTTGCTGTGCGATTTTTTCCGGGCGGGGGACATTATTTTCACGGCATGCCGATTGATTTGTTTACAGGTAGCCATTTTCGCCTCGAAGATATCTGGCCCGAAAGCATCGCAATTATAGGTGAGCGCATTTTGGAAGCGCAGGATTTCAATGAACGGGTGCGCATAATGGATGAGTATCTCAGCCAGCTTCTGCTGCGCCATAGGACGAACGATTGCGATTTGATGAAAAATCTGCTGCATCGTATTTTTGTAAGCGGTGGAAGCGTGGGAATTAAGGAGCTTGCCGAGCGAGAAGCGATCAGTGAAAGACAGCTTAACCGCAAGTTTGGGCAGTGGATAGGGATCAGCCCCAAAAAGTTCAGTGAAGTTGTCCGCTTCCAGAGCGTTCTGCGTACGATTCAAAACGGCGGCCCTCTGGATTGGACGGAGCTTGCGCTAGAGCATGGATTTTTCGATCAGGCGCATCTAAGCCGCGACTTTCGCAGGTTTTATGGCGATTCCCCGCTTACTGCGGCCAAGGATCTTCGGAGGTTGTCCGATTTTTACAATACACGCGCAGAGCCTTCGATTATACTCAAAACATGA